Proteins encoded within one genomic window of Fibrobacter sp. UWP2:
- a CDS encoding type II toxin-antitoxin system Phd/YefM family antitoxin, producing MNPIKNIKPISYIKANAAQVLDHVCESHTPYVVTQNGEARGVILDIETFQTMQDGLKLFKLFAQSETEIAKGEVVPQKDLFDSLERELNAK from the coding sequence ATGAACCCGATAAAGAACATCAAGCCGATTTCATACATCAAGGCGAATGCCGCACAGGTTTTGGATCACGTATGCGAGTCACACACGCCTTACGTGGTCACGCAGAACGGGGAGGCTCGCGGAGTCATCTTGGACATTGAAACATTCCAGACCATGCAAGACGGGCTCAAGCTCTTCAAGTTGTTCGCGCAGAGCGAAACCGAAATCGCCAAAGGCGAAGTCGTTCCGCAAAAAGACCTGTTCGATTCTCTGGAGCGTGAACTGAATGCCAAGTAA
- a CDS encoding Fic family protein, translating into MKDQNLPIDAIYISVTRFAEKYGVSERTARNYCATGKIEGAFLTGKTWNIPADTALPKKGKAKLSPLLERLRQEKQGRLKGGIYHRTQIDLTYNSNHIEGSRLTKEQTRFIFETNTLGATSENTRIDDIMETVNHFRCIDYVIDHATDKVTEAHIKQLHRILKANTSDSQKDWFVVGDYKKLPNEVGEEKTVEPKAVHKHMAKLISDINSKGTISLDDVIDFHVKFERIHPFQDGNGRVGRLLMLWQCLQNRIVPFIISEELRLFYYRGIQKWGRVNEFMQDTCLTAQDNYKALLDYFKIKY; encoded by the coding sequence ATGAAAGACCAAAATTTGCCGATAGATGCAATTTATATTTCCGTCACCCGCTTTGCGGAGAAGTACGGAGTTAGCGAGCGTACGGCCCGTAACTATTGTGCTACGGGCAAGATTGAGGGGGCTTTCCTTACCGGCAAGACTTGGAATATTCCTGCCGATACAGCCCTACCCAAGAAGGGGAAGGCGAAACTGTCGCCTCTGCTGGAACGCCTGCGCCAGGAAAAGCAGGGCCGCCTTAAGGGGGGCATTTATCATCGCACGCAGATAGACTTGACCTACAATTCGAACCATATCGAAGGGAGCCGCTTGACCAAGGAACAGACTCGGTTCATTTTCGAGACGAATACGCTGGGGGCGACCTCCGAGAACACGCGCATCGACGACATCATGGAAACTGTCAACCATTTCCGCTGTATTGACTATGTCATTGACCATGCGACGGACAAGGTGACTGAGGCGCACATCAAGCAACTCCATCGGATTCTGAAAGCGAATACTTCGGATAGCCAGAAAGACTGGTTTGTGGTGGGGGATTACAAGAAATTACCCAACGAAGTGGGCGAGGAAAAGACCGTGGAGCCCAAGGCCGTGCACAAGCACATGGCAAAATTGATTTCGGACATCAATTCGAAAGGCACGATTTCTTTGGATGACGTGATCGATTTCCATGTGAAGTTCGAACGGATTCACCCGTTCCAGGATGGCAATGGCCGCGTTGGTCGACTGCTTATGCTCTGGCAATGCCTGCAAAACAGGATTGTCCCGTTCATCATTAGCGAGGAACTGCGGCTGTTCTATTACCGAGGAATCCAGAAGTGGGGTCGTGTGAACGAATTCATGCAGGACACTTGCCTTACGGCGCAGGACAACTATAAGGCCCTGCTGGATTACTTCAAGATAAAGTACTGA
- a CDS encoding SDR family oxidoreductase, whose protein sequence is MKSFENKVVVVTGGAHALAVSFAGRVGNPLDIANMVLYLASDKAGFITGENICIDGGMTRQMIYHNDCGWKFEG, encoded by the coding sequence ATGAAATCGTTTGAAAATAAAGTGGTCGTGGTGACGGGCGGGGCGCACGCGCTTGCCGTGAGTTTTGCGGGCCGCGTCGGCAACCCGCTCGACATCGCGAACATGGTGCTTTACCTCGCGAGCGACAAGGCCGGCTTTATTACCGGCGAAAACATCTGCATCGACGGCGGCATGACCCGCCAGATGATTTATCACAACGACTGTGGCTGGAAATTCGAAGGCTAG
- a CDS encoding fibrobacter succinogenes major paralogous domain-containing protein, with protein sequence MKKIFVALCMVAFLAACDDSSSASAENNEPTTLSSAEEQGSSSSTKKLTDSSDSRCEECNDEAISSSGNAESSCSEELSETSSSSADKMESSSNSEFLATPCKTETEDNCEYGTVLDDRDGQTYKTVKIGDQWWMAENLNYEMDNSFCYNDSAEYCEKYGRLYTWAAAMDSAGTWSTNGKGCGYDQTCSPTYPVRGVCPEGWHLPDTTEWNALFTAVGGQLTAGKVLKSTSGWYSSGNGTDAYSFSALPAGNRNRHGYFYNDGYNADFWSATEDDSSGAYYMYLGYDSEGAYLHDGYKIYGFSVRCLKD encoded by the coding sequence ATGAAAAAGATTTTTGTGGCGCTTTGCATGGTGGCGTTTTTGGCGGCGTGTGATGATTCGTCGTCGGCATCGGCAGAGAACAATGAACCTACGACTTTGAGTAGTGCCGAAGAGCAGGGAAGTTCGTCTTCAACAAAAAAATTGACCGATTCTAGCGATTCACGCTGCGAGGAGTGTAACGACGAAGCAATCTCTAGCAGCGGCAATGCGGAGTCTAGTTGTTCGGAGGAATTGTCCGAGACAAGTAGTAGCTCTGCGGACAAGATGGAGTCTTCGTCGAATTCTGAATTTTTGGCAACTCCTTGCAAAACAGAAACTGAAGACAACTGTGAATATGGGACTGTACTTGATGACCGCGATGGTCAAACCTACAAGACTGTAAAAATCGGCGACCAATGGTGGATGGCGGAGAACCTCAACTACGAAATGGATAACAGTTTCTGCTACAATGATTCTGCCGAATATTGCGAAAAATACGGTCGCCTTTACACGTGGGCTGCTGCCATGGACAGTGCGGGCACTTGGAGCACGAACGGTAAGGGTTGTGGTTATGATCAGACTTGTTCTCCGACTTATCCCGTTCGTGGCGTCTGCCCCGAGGGCTGGCACCTGCCTGATACAACGGAATGGAATGCCCTGTTCACGGCAGTCGGCGGTCAATTAACCGCAGGCAAGGTGCTCAAGTCCACATCCGGATGGTATAGTAGTGGCAATGGCACGGATGCCTACTCGTTCTCGGCGTTGCCCGCCGGCAACAGGAACCGCCATGGCTACTTCTACAACGATGGCTACAACGCGGACTTCTGGAGTGCCACTGAGGACGATAGCTCCGGCGCGTACTACATGTACTTGGGCTACGACAGCGAGGGTGCGTACCTGCACGACGGCTATAAGATCTACGGGTTTTCAGTTCGTTGTCTCAAGGACTAA
- the ilvC gene encoding ketol-acid reductoisomerase, giving the protein MNYFNSIPMRRQLEEIGHCRFMEHSEFSRGVEALKGKKIVFVGCGAQGLHQGLDLRDSGLDVSYTLRKEAIEQKRQSWKNATENGFKVGTYEEMIPDADLVCNLTPDKQHHNVIPAIMKLMKKGAALSYSHGFNIVEEGQEIRKDITVIMVAPKGPGSEVRSEYVRGFGMPCLIAVHPENDPEGKGWDYAKAYAAGLHADRPGVLESSFVAEVKSDLMGEQTILCGMLQTGTILCYDKMVKDFGVEPAYAVKLLQYGWETISEALKHGGITNMMDRLSNPAKIRATELAEKMKKIMKPLYCEHQDNIISGKFSSTMMVDWEAGDKDLLKWRGETGELEFEKVEATDKVITEQEYFDRGVLMTAMIKAGVELAFETMCSVGIKPMSAYYESLHETPLIANLIARKKLYEMNRVISDTAEYGCYLFANKCVPLLADFMKNEVKKDDIGAIYGEGKTTAVDNEELIKVNKNIRQHPVEEVGAWLRERMSGMTKVV; this is encoded by the coding sequence ATGAATTATTTCAATTCTATCCCTATGCGTCGCCAACTCGAAGAAATTGGCCACTGCCGTTTCATGGAACATTCTGAATTCAGCCGTGGTGTTGAAGCCCTCAAGGGTAAGAAGATCGTGTTCGTCGGTTGCGGTGCCCAGGGTCTCCATCAGGGTCTTGACCTGCGCGATAGCGGCCTCGACGTCTCTTACACGCTCCGCAAGGAAGCTATCGAACAGAAGCGCCAGTCCTGGAAGAACGCTACTGAAAACGGCTTCAAGGTCGGTACCTACGAAGAAATGATTCCGGATGCAGACCTCGTTTGCAACCTCACACCGGACAAGCAGCACCACAACGTGATCCCGGCCATCATGAAGCTCATGAAGAAGGGCGCCGCCCTCTCTTACAGCCACGGCTTCAACATCGTTGAAGAAGGCCAGGAAATCCGTAAGGACATCACCGTGATCATGGTCGCCCCGAAGGGCCCGGGTTCCGAAGTCCGTAGCGAATACGTTCGCGGTTTCGGTATGCCCTGCCTTATCGCCGTGCACCCGGAAAACGACCCCGAAGGTAAGGGTTGGGACTACGCCAAGGCTTACGCCGCTGGCCTCCATGCCGACCGTCCGGGCGTTCTCGAAAGCTCTTTCGTTGCCGAAGTGAAGTCCGACCTCATGGGCGAACAGACCATCCTTTGCGGTATGCTCCAGACCGGCACGATCCTCTGCTACGACAAGATGGTGAAGGATTTCGGCGTTGAACCGGCTTACGCGGTCAAGCTGCTCCAGTACGGCTGGGAAACCATTTCCGAAGCCCTGAAGCACGGCGGCATCACCAACATGATGGACCGTCTCTCCAACCCGGCCAAAATCCGCGCCACGGAACTCGCCGAAAAGATGAAGAAGATCATGAAGCCGCTCTACTGCGAACACCAGGACAACATCATCTCTGGCAAGTTCTCCAGCACCATGATGGTCGACTGGGAAGCCGGCGACAAGGATTTGCTCAAGTGGCGTGGCGAAACGGGCGAGCTCGAATTCGAAAAGGTCGAAGCTACCGACAAGGTCATCACCGAACAGGAATACTTCGACCGCGGCGTTCTCATGACCGCCATGATCAAGGCCGGTGTGGAACTCGCTTTCGAAACCATGTGCTCCGTGGGCATCAAGCCGATGAGCGCCTACTACGAATCCCTCCACGAGACTCCGCTTATCGCGAACCTCATCGCTCGTAAGAAGTTGTACGAAATGAACCGCGTGATCAGCGACACCGCCGAATACGGCTGCTACCTGTTCGCCAACAAGTGCGTGCCTCTGCTCGCCGACTTCATGAAGAACGAAGTGAAGAAGGACGACATCGGCGCTATCTACGGCGAAGGCAAGACCACCGCTGTGGATAACGAAGAGCTCATCAAGGTGAACAAGAACATCCGTCAGCATCCGGTGGAAGAAGTCGGTGCTTGGCTGCGCGAACGCATGTCCGGCATGACGAAAGTTGTCTAA
- a CDS encoding DUF2442 domain-containing protein: MNEISEKDVKRLWVEKDAVCVELKDGRIGRELIRDYEPLRKATRKQLENCRVDCDGVWFDDLDEGLELSGFFSPKKTNPIGRVFWLFPELNASAFARRLGIPQPLFAAYVNGTKKPSAARKKLIDEELRRIGRELLKTVA, from the coding sequence ATGAACGAGATTTCGGAAAAAGATGTAAAAAGGCTTTGGGTCGAGAAAGACGCTGTTTGTGTTGAACTGAAAGACGGCCGAATCGGGCGGGAACTCATTCGCGATTACGAACCGCTGCGGAAGGCAACGCGAAAACAGTTGGAGAACTGTCGCGTTGATTGCGATGGTGTGTGGTTTGACGATCTGGACGAGGGCCTGGAACTTTCGGGATTCTTTTCGCCAAAAAAGACAAATCCCATTGGCCGCGTATTCTGGCTGTTCCCCGAACTGAACGCATCGGCGTTTGCCCGCCGATTGGGGATCCCTCAGCCCCTGTTCGCCGCATACGTAAACGGAACGAAGAAACCTTCTGCGGCAAGGAAAAAACTCATTGACGAGGAACTGCGCCGTATCGGCAGGGAGCTGCTGAAAACCGTGGCGTAG
- a CDS encoding GNAT family N-acetyltransferase, producing MLQFFDVTRDAPWFPQVKALYESAFPANERIPIKHLLDDKIEREFWAFFDKKDGANAATPKFCGFSNSITHGNITNIVYFAVVPELRSRGYGSKILQAIRRQHPDTRIVVDIEVEEDSKDAEELERRNRRREFYTRNGFDSSPVDYVWQGEHYRLLSAGGTVNEKEFRDFWKEILKNVPGAKYP from the coding sequence ATGCTCCAGTTTTTCGATGTCACAAGAGATGCCCCCTGGTTTCCGCAGGTCAAGGCGCTGTACGAATCGGCGTTCCCGGCGAACGAACGCATCCCGATAAAGCATTTGCTTGACGACAAAATCGAGCGGGAATTCTGGGCATTTTTCGACAAGAAGGATGGTGCGAACGCAGCGACACCCAAGTTCTGCGGGTTCTCGAACTCCATCACGCACGGCAACATCACGAACATCGTCTATTTCGCCGTCGTTCCAGAGCTGCGCAGCCGTGGGTACGGCTCGAAAATTCTGCAAGCCATCCGCAGGCAACACCCCGACACGCGCATCGTCGTCGATATCGAAGTCGAAGAAGATTCCAAGGACGCCGAAGAACTCGAACGCAGGAACCGCCGCCGCGAATTTTACACCCGCAACGGCTTTGACTCCTCCCCCGTCGATTACGTCTGGCAAGGCGAGCACTACCGCCTACTTTCCGCCGGCGGCACTGTCAACGAAAAAGAATTCCGCGACTTCTGGAAAGAAATCCTGAAGAACGTCCCCGGAGCGAAATACCCGTAA
- a CDS encoding type II toxin-antitoxin system RelE/ParE family toxin, with protein sequence MPSKKIQVIWSKSAAFDLKSIVTFIAKDSPQNARDVLARIKRECKMLESFPNLGKVPAELEALQIGGYRELSISPWRVFYKKLLNQVFVVAVVDSRRDLEDALWNRLMR encoded by the coding sequence ATGCCAAGTAAAAAAATTCAGGTCATCTGGTCGAAATCGGCCGCATTCGACCTAAAATCCATAGTCACGTTCATCGCAAAAGACAGCCCCCAAAATGCCCGAGATGTCTTGGCAAGAATCAAACGTGAATGTAAAATGCTAGAGTCGTTCCCGAACCTGGGTAAAGTCCCTGCCGAACTCGAAGCCCTGCAAATAGGGGGCTATCGGGAATTATCCATTTCACCCTGGCGGGTATTCTACAAGAAGCTCCTCAATCAGGTTTTCGTTGTCGCCGTCGTAGATTCCAGACGCGATCTAGAAGATGCGCTATGGAACAGGCTAATGCGCTAG